The genomic stretch gaaaacatatctcgaaccacgttacatcaatgcacacgcggttgttgacatatctcgactcggttgagatttggatttgggtcacataaatgtgcacccgagttaaggaaaataaattattaaaggcgcgcctaaagcaactagcgtattgttattttggggaaggccgtaaaattcgctaacggcatgtcccgaattctaattattttaatatatacatttagagggccccacagcttgtgcatttttgttgtcgaggctcgtctcactcattgtaaaaaaaggaatttgcaacgtcatggaaatgcatctcagaccacgtcacaatcaatgtacccgtgattagagacacatttcgactccgttgagatttggatttgggtcacataaatgtgcacccgagtttaagaaaaataaattattaaaggcgcgcctaaagcaactagcgtgttgttatgttggggaaggccgtaaaattcgctaaatggcaggtccctaattctaattattttaatacatacatttagagggccccgcagcttgtgcatcaACGTGTACTGGAGGAATCTAAATAACAGAAAACTCTATATCGCTTGATTGAATGTCATTGTAAACAATCTGAAAATCAAAATACACTCAAAGTGAACTACCTTTGCTGTATGGTTACAAAGTTATGCTCATTACATGAAATATGTATGTGTATACTGTTTTTAGTATACAAATGTATTCATATTAATTTGGAAAATAGGGAAATAAAATGTAGGTTGTATGCAACTGTATTGACTAACAGAAATATATTCTACAAAAGCCACTTAACAAATAGTAAATTACCATATTTCTCTAGTCATTGAACATGCCGTTCATCAGATAAACATAAGTTGGCTGATTGATAGTGGATCTCCAATTGAGTATTCTGAGTATCCGGTTATCAACTCACAGTGCAATTTTGGGGTCAACCTTTGAACAGCACTCGTAAAACCAAACTTGCATGGCGAGAGACACCCCAACTATCCTATAATACTTCCTTTTAGAATATATCTTCTTGCTAATAGATTTTATAAGGTATTGAAATGCTTTTATACCCCATGGATAATCAGAATATCTCTCACTCTCGACCAAGTCAAAGTATAGTCTTGGGATGGTTGTGCTGTTCTTCTCGGATGAAAATATGAAAATATGTATTAAATACAACACAACTATCCTGATGGCATCCCCATCGTTATCATGACCCTAATTCTTCTCATCAAAGCATGTCAACAAATCTTTCTTTTTGGCAAGATTTGCACCGCCAAAGTATGTCTCAACAATCCGGTTAGGCACCTTTTTATTGAACTGAAAATCATCAGGGTCACCAACACAATTGAGACCAGTGACAAGCGCAAACTCCCTGATTGAGAAGGATAATATTGTACTATTGACGTATATTGAAAATACATCGCCATGACTTCCTTCTAATTGCAGAACCATGAAGCACCTAAACAATTGATGTTAGACTTTACAATGCTTCATTTCAAGGAAACTTCCAAAACAAGTAGTACTCAATAGTTTGTACTGCTTTGGAGTAAGTTTTTCTTTGAGGTCGGAGACTATGTCTGTGTTAGTATATGAACTGATATGCGGTGAAAAAATAGGCTGTTATTTCACAAATAGTTTAATTTCCTGCATACAACAAAAATTACAAATTTTTTTTAGATGTCAACGACAATACATATTTCATggtataattgttttgaatacatataaatacaactAAATAAAATATGCAAAATATACTGGAGTAAGAAATCAGTGATGGAAATAGTTGTATATATATGATACATCCATATAAAACAATAAAGTCATGGCAATGAGTACAAAATAGTGAAGGCAACTTTGAAAATCCTTATTAATACAACTACATACAATATGGAAAGATCAATGTAGTAAGTACAAAATACAGTAAATGTACTTTTGAATACATCTAAACACATCTAAATACATTATGCAAAAGACACTAGACTAAATAAGCATACAAATCAGTGAAGCCAAAATttgtatacatataaatacatctaCATACACACATGCAAAATTAATTGTAATAAGAACAAAATCAGTGATGGAATTTTTGAATACTTTTGAATACATCTAAATACGATATGCAAAGGTCATTGTATTAAGTATAAATTAAATATAGTGAATTAAATTTTGTATACTTATGAATacatcaacatatatatataaatcaaatCAACAAATAAGAAGAGGAAGCTATGTATCAACTATTGcgcacatatatatacatatatatatatatatataataataataataataataaaaacccaTTGGAGAAGGTAATAATCAATGTATGAAGACTTAAATACATATTGATACATAAAAAATTACCTTTTCGTCCCGTGTATCCGAGCTATTACTTGCATCGACCTCCTTTCCCTTGACACATGAAGCTTCAACCATaggttttttttctcttttccgcAACGGGAAGTGTTGATTCTTTCGAAGATTTCTCAACTTGGGCTTGTTTCAAAGTGTCATTGTGTAATTTTGTTCTCTTCTCCGCAACCGTTTTTGCTACTGAACCTGCAAATTCCAATTCCGCTTGAGTGGTTTGCAAAGAGAAAGAGGGCCTATCAAAATTAAGTACTTTGGTGGGTATACCTCTGGTAACATCTTGTGGGATGTTGAATCAAACATTGGGGAGAAAATCTCAAGTTTTATGTTGAATACAATAACAATGGTTAGTAGAGataaacagaataaacaaaaATAGCGAAATTCTAACAAGTTAAGTACTTACCACAACTATTTATagtaaaaaataatgaaaattgagAGAGACAATGTGATGACATGTATAAAATTAGGATGGAGACTAAGAATGGGGAAGAGCTAGGCGATGTGGGTGAGAGAAATTTTGAGTTTCAACATCGTGTTTTCTgggaatgggggaagagaatgtcGTGTATCAAATTAGAGAGAGATAAAACGTGGAGTGAGAAGTTTACATCAAATACAGTAATTATGTGAGAGAGAAAtctgaaaaagaagagagaaaaataaaaaaatagcatatatagtggcttaagggtaggaggtaaccaaaaatagatattttgctataaacattaaaaggtagctatagaatataattttttaaaatggtatttatttaatataaatgAGGTGTTAAtttttgctataggaggtaaaaattcctaaatCAAAAGGGCCGGAGCTAAGTTGTTCCCTTCTGCTAGAGGCCATTTTGGAGTTTTAGAAGTGAGAATCGACCAATCTGTTTAAGTCAAGTAGTAAACTCTACTTCTTTAATAACTTTTAATAAAATTTGTTAAAAGGTGGATGAAGTTTCAAGAGCAAAATTATCAAACGAATATAGCAGTGAAAAATTGAATAATAGGCAAACACATTGAGAGTTGAtcttgagaacttttgataactCAATTTTCTTAAGAACTCAGGTTTGATATCAGGAAAAAAATTTGAGATGACTTGGTTATAATTTTGGGAACTCAAATCACGGTACTGATAAGATGACTTGCAATGGGAGAGGAAAAAGTTGGTTGACAAGAAATTTTTTTGATATATTCTCCACGTGTCATTCATTAATTCATCTTTTTTGCCATGTCGTGTGTTTGAAAGTCATGCACCACATCTTTACAGGAGATTGTCATTTAGGGGTCTGGTACGTAGTCTAAATTGTCGTGGGATTATAATCCTTGGATTGTAATTCCTGGACTAAATTTTCCACATGGGATGTAGGATAAAATAATTCCAAGTTTAATAGGATAAGATGGAATATTCTGGATTAAGTCTGAAATTTAACTTATACCAAACACGAAAAAAATTTAATCTCAAATCTTATCCCTCGTACCAAACTACCCCTTAGGAATCTAATAGGCACAGTTTGCCTCTAGTTCAAGTGTTGATAGGTATAATCCTTAGTCAAGTGTTTAAATGGAATAGTTGGTCATGTTTGAGAGGCCGCCTATGTATTCAACCAAATACATTTATATAAAAACACTACTTAATCATTACATACTGATTTCCTTAGGAACTTAGTCCCAATGGCGATATGCGCAATACAAAATATTCCCTATGTTATCAATGCCATATTTAGCCACCAGGTTAAGAACTTGGTTTCCTCTTCCGAATATGTGAAAGAAGTACTGGTGTTCATAATCCAATGACCAAAAAAAGCCCGCAACTTCAAAAATGGGGCTAATGCTAGAAACACGACTTCTAGTAGTCAGTAGATCttttcaaaaatcaaattaaTAATCTGACATGTCATCCGACATCTCATCTTCATCCCCACAagtatcaaatgaaaattcaaaaccTTTCAGAGAGTTACCAGGGTGCTTCACATCTTTAATTTGTCCAGAAATTCTACTACTCAAGACTTCATTGAGGCTAACATTTTTGCACAGCCGCAGGTCAAGTGATACAGGATGAGGACAGCCATCAAGAATAGCTAGGAGGCCTTCATTTGTCATAGTATTCCCAATGAGCTGAAGGTTCTGTAAGGCAGGCAAGTTCTTAGCAATAGCTAGAGCCTCTTCGTTTCTAAAATCTCCTTCACCAAAGTCATCACCTGATCCCATATAACATGAGTTATTCAATTTAAAGGACGTCAACCGTGGGCAAGAGCGTCCAAGAGCTTCAATTCCCTCTGTGGTGATATCAGTGTGCGTCAGACTAAGCTCCTCTAACAATGGGAGCTTTTGAACTGCTTCAACCGACCCGTCACATAACATACCATAGCAACAAGCAATACTAAGTCTTTTCAGTTTTCCTGATCTGGTAAACAAAAGTATAAATGAATCAATGGATGTGTCCAGTGAATGAAGCGGTATCACTAAACACAGTCAGGCCTAGTACAGAAGACTAGTGCAAGGTATAATAGTAGGATAAAACAATATACTCCTTTACtttaacaaaaagaagaaaaaaaaagtaaacaaCATCAGACAGATTTAGCGAAAGAGCAGTTTTCTGTGTATCATTTCTGTTGGCGAAGTAAGAGGAGGAATGGAGTTTTAGGGGCAACACAAACAAAAAGAGTAAGGAAATACCACGGTAATGAATTCGGCCTAACATGTCTTACCTCTCTTCTTGTTGTAATCTGGGAAGATAGGAACTTTATGAGAATTATAATTCTTTGTTCTTGGGATGAGTTAGAGGCTGTATCCTATCTCATATACTCcatctgttccagtttatgtgaacctatttcctttttggtctgttccaaaaagaacgaaccctttctaaatttggtaacaatttagcttaaagttacaactctactcttaatgagaagcttttataaccacacaaatactctgggccccatttggacttgtttaggactaCAAATTCCTAaagtatttattttttttcttaaacttcgtgcccagtcaaacaagttcacataaattgaaacggagggagtagtaacTAATGTCTTTTTTCATTTTCGCTCAAGTACTTCCCATAATGACAGCTTGTGGCAGTGCTTGGACTCTCACTACTAGAAAATAGCTTTTTTTTACTACCAAAATAGTCAGAAAGTATCTATTTTGATTGTTTTTAAGCAGTCGAAAAATTTATTTTGCCAAAGATCCGAGAAGGTAGGTATTTTCCGACTGAAGTAGTCAGAACATTAATTAAATaatcatttattttaaattatttttgacCACCGTAGTCAgaatgttatatataaaaaaaattatttattaaatatttcgACTGTCGTAGTCGAAACATATAGgtgtgaaaataattttatttatttttctgacTACATTAGTCTGAATTTGTAATATGCTGGAAATTTTCAATAAACAACTTTTTGACCATTGTAGTCGGGAAAATCATTATTTCTCGGTAGAATGTACTATTTTTTCGATTACAATAGTCGAAAAATTGGGTATTTTTAGGCAAAATTCTGCCAATTTATTAACTATACCACCTGCCAAATAACCAATACAATAATCCAACAAATCATTTCCAACCAATCAAACCGAAGAAAATTCAAATTACTAAAACATTCAACAAACAAACACTCAAACCTCATTAAATAATATCAAACTAAAGCATTAATCAAAGTCTAAATACTCAAAACCATTCAAATCAAGTCTAAGTAGCTAATAGATATCAACACTAATATAATAAAGTTTAAACATACCACAATGTCCAAACCTACCATAAAGTCTAAACATCTAGGAATAACAAACAACCATAACACACTACGCTTCATCAGATTTTGTCTCTTCATCATCACAAGATTGGGGCATGTGCTTTTTCATGAATTTATCCACTTTGGCAAAGTAAGCTTCAACTATTTCAATCCGTTTCGACATCAATTCAATCTGCTTTTGTATCGCTTCCATTTCTTCCTGGTTTTGCGCAGTAAAAGCATCCGACAACAATAGTGATGGACGAAAAGAGAAAGGTTGTACTCCAAGCACGTAAACTCTACCTTTCGATACACCACCTATGTCCATATAGAAGTCATATCATCGGGTGATGGTTAGATTGAGCTACCATCCTCAGAAGCAGGCTGCATTTGACTCCATTCATCCAAGCTTCTATgaaataaaaattatataaacaaATTAATATCAAAGCAAAATGGAAATAGTTTTAAAGTTATGATCTTACATATGTTTCCTCTGCACGTGgctcgacccatccttcttcttatgTATATTGGCAAAGACCTCAACATGAGACACTTGTCACTTTTCCTGTAAAATTAATAGGATACAGAATTTAGATAAAAGTTCAGTTGTGTTTAAATAAAACCAAAGAAAATAAAGGTGAAATTTACCAATCTTCATCGATGTGCAGATCCCCCAGTGTGCAACGAGCCACTCTTTTGAGAGGCTCGGGCTGCCTTTGCTCGTTTActcttcttcttaaattcaacaCCAtcccatatttctaaaaaatgtAGCCACATAGCTTCTTTTATCTAATCAGGCTTCTGCTTTTCTCGAGCTTTATACAATAaatctgaaattctatttttttgcTTTCTTCTCGAAAACATCTTTTATTTCATTGTCATAACATTGTTGCCACACACTTCGTAtgcaaaataattaaataaagtagattgaaattgggtatttgataaataaattaaaaatacagTTTACATGTACCCTAAACTGATTCCACATTGCATCTCTGATATGATATAAAATTTCTTTCCATCTACCCCAAGCACATGGTTATAGAGTCTCTTAAGCCACTTTACAATGATGATTGGGGTAGATGAAAAAAAATTCCATATTATACCAGAGATGCAATGTGGAATCAGTTTCGGTTACATATAaactttatttttaaattatttattaagTACTCAATTTCACTCTactttatttaatttaatttgcAAAGGCAGTGTGTGGGGCAGCAATTTTATGACAATGAAATAAAAGAAGTTTATGAGAAGAAAGCAAAAAAAGGATTTCAGATTCATTCTATGAAGCTCGAGAAAAGAAGTTTGATTGGACAAGAGAAGATGTGTGGctaaaatttttagaaatataGGATGGTGCTGAATTTATGAAGAGTGAACGAGCAAAGGCAACCCGAGTATCTGAAAAAAGTGGCTCGTTGCACACCAGGGGATCTATAAACTTTGTTGTACATCGATGGAGATTGGTAATTTTcacctttattttctttgattttatttaaaCAGAATTGAACTTTTATCTAAATTCTATATCCTATTAATTTTGTAGGAAAAGTTAAAAGGGGGGTCAGTGTCTCATAATGAAAAAGAAGGATGATTCAAGAGAAGGATGGGTCGAGCCACGTGCAGAGGAAACAAATGTAAAATCATAACTTTAAGACTTCCTATTTTGCTTTGATAGTAATTTATTTATATAatcttattatttttgtttcaagATGGATTTCATAGAAGCTTGGAAGAATGTCGTCAGACGCAGCCTGCTTCTGAGGATGATACCCTAATCCAACCGTCATGGATATATGTGGCAGGTGGTGTATCGAAAGGTAGAGTTTACAGGCTTAGAGTACAATCATCCTCTTGTCGTCCATCGTTAGTGTTGTCAGATGCTTTTACTGCACAAATCAGAAAGAAATGAAAGCGAAGCCAAAGCAAATTGAATTGTTGTCGAAACGGTGTGAAACAGCCAAAGTCACTTTGCTTAAGTGGATAAGTTCATGAAAAAGCACATGCCCCAATCTTATGACGATGAAGAGACAGAATCTGATGAGGGAGTAGTGTGTTATGATTGTTTGTTATTCCTAGATGTTTAGACGTTATGGTAGGTTTGGACGTTGTGGTATGTTTAGACTTTATTATATTAGTGTTGATGTATATTAACGACTTAGACttgatttgaatagttttgagtaTTTAGACTTTGATTAGTGCTTTAGTTTAATATTATTTAATGGGGTTTGAGTGTTTGTTTATTGAATGCTTTAGTAATTAGAATTTTCTTCGGTTTGATTAGTTGGGTTGGTTGGTTGGAAATGATTTGATTGAATTGATTGGATTATTAGTTTGTTTATTGTATTGGTTatttggcaggtggtgtagctaaTAAATTGACAAAATTCTACCAAAAATATACCCAGTTTTTCGACTACTGTAATCTGAAAAATGGAACATtctacccaaaaataatgattTTTTCGACTATAGCGGTCGGAAAGTTTATTGAAAATTTCTAGCAAATCGCAATTTCTGACTGCTATCatcgatttttttttaattattttcaccTTTATGTTCCAACAACAACAGTcgaaatatttaataaataattattaattattttttaatataaataattatttaattaatgttTCGATTACTTCAGTCGGAAAATACCTACATTTTCGGATCTTTGGCAAAATACCATTTTTCGACTACTtaaaaacaattggaatgtagtCGGAATAGATACTTTCCGACTATATTGGTAGTAGGAAAAAAACTATTTTCTAGTAGTGCCTGGACGTCAAAAGCTAGCAGAAATTCCTAATCCACACTTATATAGTTATTTGTGGAGGAACATTCACATTCAAAGAAAAGAACATAAACTTCTTTCTGATGTATAGGAAATTAAAAGTTCATGGGACATACATTGGATTATGTCAACTATACATCAACTATTGATCATGAGTGTGAACTATTACTAGGTTATTTAATGGTTCTACGCTTGAGCAAAACTCACACACCAAAAGGAAGCGTCGAGAACTAAAACATATGGCTATTTGTCTTAAAACCTGTGGttattttttaccattttaaCATTGTGTTCAGTCAAACATGTAGAAAGCAGAACGGATGAAGTAAATTAATAGGAAGTTCTTCCAACTATTCTCCTATCGAATTTAACTTTAACACATTTGATGGTGTAAAGAATTTTTGCATTGTCTACGCAACTTAGCATATAAAACTGTACTAATAGTGTAAAAATTTATTTCACATTGTTGGTGTTGTAGCAAACGGAGGTACCATGAGCTCCTAAACTAGTACTACCTTTTATGTATGAAGTTGTTGATTCAGTTCAAGTTCAGGCAGAAGTTTCAATATTCACAGTGTAGTCCTACTTTTACTGTTATTTCAGTAGTACCTCTGTTAGCTAGGTCACTGTTGGACTCTTATATTTGGTTATGACATGTCTTGATTGAAAAACCTTATTTCTTCTATCTTTTACTCTGTTTTAATGCAACCTTCCATTATATTATTTCTTGTTCTTTTCATTCCTTGTTAATTTCACATTATGTTTGCAATCCACCACCAACTAGGGCAACCATGGGCAGAGGGAGAGCATTAGCTACGGGTATGGAtgaacccagtagcttttgcTTAAAACATGTATTTGTATTAGAAAATTCATAAAAtttgtataaatatttaattgcgaACCAGTAACTAAGACGAGCTATGGGTTCAACGACCAATTCAAACCCCAAAAACTTCAAATCCTACCTCCGCCTCTGAAGGCAACCACCGCTAAACTCTTCCAAATGCAAGAACAAAAATAAACATTTCTAAAAAGgttaaccaaaaaacaaaaagaaataaaggaacaacaaacaaacaaacaatgcGCCTACACTGGAAGCCTAAACTAAGGAAAGACAGAAATTACCTTTCTGCTACATAGGAAAGCAACTTATCAGTGGCAAAGTACTCCAAATTGATATCAACTAATTCGCCTTGGCTGCGATCGACGGCATGTCGGCACATTTCCCCTAAATCGTAATCCATATCAGATGGTTCCAACCATGGCGGCTTTTTCACCATTGACGCCTTCTGGTTTTTGCCTTCTGTGTGTTGGGTCCTTGTAGTGTAAGATGCATTTAAATATTTCATTTCCAATATCTTTTGCCGCCTTCTTTTGTATTTGCTCAACATTATATTTTAAGCTGCATTTTCcagaatttattatattttctaaaAGGGTAAAACTAATTTTCTCCCTTTAAAAAATCAAACTCTTCTTTCAActttaaagaaaagaaatattCTCCCTCTATCATAAGAAATGTCTATTTTGCCCTTGAGTTTTTCAATTTTCCCCTTAAACTTTACTTAAAAAATTAAATTCCTCTTCTAACTTTGAataaaaaatattcttttgctCCTATTTTATGTATCTATTTTGCACTTCACATTTTCGATTCTCCTTCTATGAActatttaaatgatatttcatTTTTAAAGTAGGTCCTTTATTAAATTATGCTATATCTTATTCTAAAATGTAGTTTAAGTTCATAAAATATAAATGGATCTGCGAAGTTCTTAATTAGTAAAATGCAATACCATAACTCATCATTTTGAGTTACTCTTAATCATTATAGTTTTATAGATAAATAGAACTTTAATTATTCATTTGTTAAAAAAAGTTGAGTGTCAACAGGGCTAATTCGGGAGTTTGATGCATGATTTATGTTAGAAACTAATAGGCGAGCTCCACGCGTTGAGCATTAAGCATGTTTCGAGTACGCAGTCGAACGTAAGTCTCACATAACTAAGCTCACACCTGAGCCTCAAGCCTTTTGATAGTGCCTCGCCCCAAGGCAAGTCCCAAAAAAGCTTTTTAAAATACTGGTTTTGGATCGTTAAACACATACATAGTGTTAATTAGACATATTCACGTTTGACATAATTCATAATACAATTAGATATACCATTTGAATTATGTTGTTATTGGTTCGAGTCCCTTGAAACATAcagatgaaaaaatgaaaattgaaatcGTTTGTCAATGTCTAAAAATCACTAAAATGTTTTCCGCTTAacgaaaatggaagaaaagaaaCTGAGCCAATGCTAGAAAAAGAACacctaattttttttttccttctgaaATATTTTACTAAATTGAAACTGGTTCAGGCATTTCATTTTTAAGTACATGCGGATGGATTgcatataggtgttcgtaacacgtagcggaagacaataacaatcctaggtagatcttttcgtgtttaaaatttatctACATGTCAAAGATatgatctaagacgtacctggtgaagagagtctcatttcaaaattcttcgatagtgcgaagactctatgcatATCCACACCGAGatcgatccttgctatcaactctttgatcaatgaaacccgcgaacaaattgaacgaaatattgtgctgaaatttttctcaaaaatctcaactcaatgttagaagaacaagaaacactctCTTGTCTTGTGCAGTGGCGGAGCAACTCATTGGCAAGGGGAGTCAATTGACACCCCTTCGCcggaaaattacactgtataaATATGTTAAATTCTTTATTTTATGTGTATATACTATACGTTGACTCCCCTTGATTTTTTTGTGTGCttacttatttatattttgaCTCCCCTTAGTTAAAATCCTAGCTCCGTCACTGGTCTTGTGTTGGCAAATTTTCTTTCATCACCATTTATATAGCATTCCATATAAATTATTTTTCTGTTTGGTTGAGATAATAATTTAATTAGGTAAAAGttcatttcaaaaataaacttcATGGAATTTTGTACGTAAAAATCTAAAACCTATTCTAAATGGCCGCAGCCTTCTACACGGACTTTCCATGCCCAACGTCAAAGTTGGATAGTAAAGTGaaatccaacaacaacaacaacaacccagtgtaatcccacaagtggggtctggggagggtaatatgtacgcagatcttacctctaccccgagggatagagaggctgtttccaggagaccctcggctcgaagaggcaacaagagatactatattagtactatcaatatactcataataaaacaacataaaataccataaaatccataacataacataaataccataaaaaataaagtaacagcaatataagagatatagaaaatacgagaaagatgtaaggtattaatacacagaagataaagcccatcatcagtagttgatcaatagcattctaagactaattcctaactggctagtctcactctagtgcgctgtaaaaaaaACATCACAATTtttcctaacct from Nicotiana sylvestris chromosome 12, ASM39365v2, whole genome shotgun sequence encodes the following:
- the LOC104219810 gene encoding putative F-box/LRR-repeat protein 23, whose product is MKYLNASYTTRTQHTEGKNQKASMVKKPPWLEPSDMDYDLGEMCRHAVDRSQGELVDINLEYFATDKLLSYVAERSGKLKRLSIACCYGMLCDGSVEAVQKLPLLEELSLTHTDITTEGIEALGRSCPRLTSFKLNNSCYMGSGDDFGEGDFRNEEALAIAKNLPALQNLQLIGNTMTNEGLLAILDGCPHPVSLDLRLCKNVSLNEVLSSRISGQIKDVKHPGNSLKGFEFSFDTCGDEDEMSDDMSDY